In Primulina eburnea isolate SZY01 chromosome 14, ASM2296580v1, whole genome shotgun sequence, the following proteins share a genomic window:
- the LOC140813039 gene encoding uncharacterized protein isoform X2, giving the protein MAPLKRMAKGGRGRHGITSRLYRPTPYHLPSSSIPHSDEQNNCSKIFIQDWEDSTCSICMERPHNAVLLLCSSYDKGCRPYMCGTSFLHSNCLDQYKKADTKVMSSNNTPIYDASTEAMDPLSGRLVVNDKVTELTCPLCRGQVKGWTVVEPARDHLNAEKRICNQDNCSFIGTYKELQKHVRTEHPFAKPHEVDPTLEQKWRNLEQEREREDVTGTIRATPTLALQWSCSTKFAPHRDGNFLRTRWRIRYPTRIKEGMEGFVDPIK; this is encoded by the exons ATGGCACCTCTGAAAA GAATGGCAAAAGGCGGCAGGGGAAGACACGGGATCACATCTCGGCTGTACAGACCAACACCATACCACTTACCGTCGTCCAGCATTCCCCATAGCGACGAGCAAAATAATTGCTCGAAAATATTCATCCAAGATTGGGAAGATTCTACTTGTTCAATATGCATGGAGCGTCCTCATAATGCTGTTCTTCTCCTCTGTTCCTCTTATGATAAAGGCTGTCGTCCCTACATGTGTGGAACCAGCTTCCTCCATTCGAACTGCCTGGACCAGTACAAGAAGGCAGACACAAAAGTAATGTCATCTAACAACACACCAATTTATGATGCGTCTACTGAAGCAATGGATCCATTGTCTGGTAGGTTGGTGGTTAATGATAAAGTTACAGAGCTCACATGTCCCCTTTGTAGGGGTCAAGTGAAGGGTTGGACGGTTGTGGAGCCAGCACGAGACCATCTCAACGCAGAGAAACGAATTTGCAACCAGGATAACTGCTCATTTATTGGAACATACAAAGAGCTGCAGAAACATGTGAGGACTGAGCACCCTTTTGCTAAGCCGCATGAAGTGGATCCTACTCTAGAACAGAAGTGGAGAAATCTAGAGCAGGAGCGAGAGAGGGAAGATGTGACTGGCACCATAAGAGCAACTCCAACCCTTGCTCTACAATGGAGTTGCTCCACAAAGTTTGCGCCACATAGGGATGGCAATTTCCTCCGAACCCGTTGGAGGATCCGATACCCGACCCGAATAAAAGAGGGTATGGAGGGATTTGTAGACCCGATTAAATAA
- the LOC140813039 gene encoding uncharacterized protein isoform X1 gives MSFCRGMAKGGRGRHGITSRLYRPTPYHLPSSSIPHSDEQNNCSKIFIQDWEDSTCSICMERPHNAVLLLCSSYDKGCRPYMCGTSFLHSNCLDQYKKADTKVMSSNNTPIYDASTEAMDPLSGRLVVNDKVTELTCPLCRGQVKGWTVVEPARDHLNAEKRICNQDNCSFIGTYKELQKHVRTEHPFAKPHEVDPTLEQKWRNLEQEREREDVTGTIRATPTLALQWSCSTKFAPHRDGNFLRTRWRIRYPTRIKEGMEGFVDPIK, from the exons ATGAGCTTTTGTCGTG GAATGGCAAAAGGCGGCAGGGGAAGACACGGGATCACATCTCGGCTGTACAGACCAACACCATACCACTTACCGTCGTCCAGCATTCCCCATAGCGACGAGCAAAATAATTGCTCGAAAATATTCATCCAAGATTGGGAAGATTCTACTTGTTCAATATGCATGGAGCGTCCTCATAATGCTGTTCTTCTCCTCTGTTCCTCTTATGATAAAGGCTGTCGTCCCTACATGTGTGGAACCAGCTTCCTCCATTCGAACTGCCTGGACCAGTACAAGAAGGCAGACACAAAAGTAATGTCATCTAACAACACACCAATTTATGATGCGTCTACTGAAGCAATGGATCCATTGTCTGGTAGGTTGGTGGTTAATGATAAAGTTACAGAGCTCACATGTCCCCTTTGTAGGGGTCAAGTGAAGGGTTGGACGGTTGTGGAGCCAGCACGAGACCATCTCAACGCAGAGAAACGAATTTGCAACCAGGATAACTGCTCATTTATTGGAACATACAAAGAGCTGCAGAAACATGTGAGGACTGAGCACCCTTTTGCTAAGCCGCATGAAGTGGATCCTACTCTAGAACAGAAGTGGAGAAATCTAGAGCAGGAGCGAGAGAGGGAAGATGTGACTGGCACCATAAGAGCAACTCCAACCCTTGCTCTACAATGGAGTTGCTCCACAAAGTTTGCGCCACATAGGGATGGCAATTTCCTCCGAACCCGTTGGAGGATCCGATACCCGACCCGAATAAAAGAGGGTATGGAGGGATTTGTAGACCCGATTAAATAA
- the LOC140813039 gene encoding uncharacterized protein isoform X3, with product MAKGGRGRHGITSRLYRPTPYHLPSSSIPHSDEQNNCSKIFIQDWEDSTCSICMERPHNAVLLLCSSYDKGCRPYMCGTSFLHSNCLDQYKKADTKVMSSNNTPIYDASTEAMDPLSGRLVVNDKVTELTCPLCRGQVKGWTVVEPARDHLNAEKRICNQDNCSFIGTYKELQKHVRTEHPFAKPHEVDPTLEQKWRNLEQEREREDVTGTIRATPTLALQWSCSTKFAPHRDGNFLRTRWRIRYPTRIKEGMEGFVDPIK from the coding sequence ATGGCAAAAGGCGGCAGGGGAAGACACGGGATCACATCTCGGCTGTACAGACCAACACCATACCACTTACCGTCGTCCAGCATTCCCCATAGCGACGAGCAAAATAATTGCTCGAAAATATTCATCCAAGATTGGGAAGATTCTACTTGTTCAATATGCATGGAGCGTCCTCATAATGCTGTTCTTCTCCTCTGTTCCTCTTATGATAAAGGCTGTCGTCCCTACATGTGTGGAACCAGCTTCCTCCATTCGAACTGCCTGGACCAGTACAAGAAGGCAGACACAAAAGTAATGTCATCTAACAACACACCAATTTATGATGCGTCTACTGAAGCAATGGATCCATTGTCTGGTAGGTTGGTGGTTAATGATAAAGTTACAGAGCTCACATGTCCCCTTTGTAGGGGTCAAGTGAAGGGTTGGACGGTTGTGGAGCCAGCACGAGACCATCTCAACGCAGAGAAACGAATTTGCAACCAGGATAACTGCTCATTTATTGGAACATACAAAGAGCTGCAGAAACATGTGAGGACTGAGCACCCTTTTGCTAAGCCGCATGAAGTGGATCCTACTCTAGAACAGAAGTGGAGAAATCTAGAGCAGGAGCGAGAGAGGGAAGATGTGACTGGCACCATAAGAGCAACTCCAACCCTTGCTCTACAATGGAGTTGCTCCACAAAGTTTGCGCCACATAGGGATGGCAATTTCCTCCGAACCCGTTGGAGGATCCGATACCCGACCCGAATAAAAGAGGGTATGGAGGGATTTGTAGACCCGATTAAATAA
- the LOC140812254 gene encoding F-box protein At1g10780-like — MESLPDALVQQILSLISNAKDVASCNCVSKRWKDSLPYLRSLIFPRNLFDTLTNGNTPDVVVRQMVSSVVDLEELVVYCPFSSSGLASWLSIAGPSLKSLELRMDNIIEQQTFTEIPSKLDCIRAASNLKSLKLWGVLMIYTPKWDVFHRLENLEIVGARLEEHALSVALRACPNLSQLLLLGCEGLKYVSIENPHLENCKLDFFGVGNCSLTINSTKLESLEVQGCSFIRVCETRFLTNLSIANNSGRVYMVDFGKLVALETLSIRGVQWCWDAISRMLQMASEVKHLYMKVEFTGDSETLLPFPEINLVDFFNSHPKLQTFDIHGAMFAALCQKNSLKNVDSRFFIPCLEQVVVTVRSPLNAEQKMSTLDSLIKYAKNLRKMTIKILQMKSSHSSADDFFEDICRFRYMNRKIVSIE; from the exons ATGGAGTCACTACCCGATGCTTTAGTCCaacaaattttatctctaaTTAGCAATGCTAAGGATGTAGCCTCTTGCAACTGTGTCTCCAAGAGATGGAAGGATTCATTGCCCTATTTGAGGAGTTTAATTTTCCCCAGAAATCTTTTTGACACTCTCACCAATGGAAATACTCCTGATGTCGTAGTTAGACAAATGGTTTCCTCAGTTGTTGACCTAGAAGAACTCGTGGTTTATTGCCCATTTTCAAGTTCTGGCCTTGCGTCTTGGCTATCTATAGCAGGACCCTCGTTGAAGAGCCTTGAGCTCCGAATGGACAACATAATCGAGCAACAGACTTTTACTGAAATTCCTTCGAAGTTGGATTGTATCAGAGCTGCTTCAAATTTGAAATCTCTCAAACTTTGGGGTGTTTTAATGATTTATACTCCAAAATGGGATGTTTTTCATAGGCTCGAGAATCTTGAAATAGTTGGGGCTAGGTTAGAAGAACATGCACTTTCTGTTGCTCTTCGTGCTTGTCCTAATTTGAGTCAGCTTTTGCTTCTTGGTTGTGAAGGATTGAAATATGTTTCAATTGAGAATCCTCATCTCGAGAATTGCAAGCTCGATTTTTTTGGAGTAGGCAACTGCTCGCTCACAATCAACTCAACGAAGCTCGAATCACTTGAAGTACAGGGTTGTAGTTTCATCAGGGTTTGCGAAACTCGATTTTTAACAAACCTCTCCATTGCCAACAATTCAG GTAGAGTTTATATGGtggattttgggaaactcgtgGCATTGGAAACATTGTCCATAAGGGGTGTGCAATGGTGCTGGGATGCGATAAGCAGAATGCTTCAAATGGCCAGTGAGGTTAAGCACCTCTACATGAAGGTCGAATTCACCGGTGATTCTGAAACACTTCTCCCCTTTCCAGAGATTAACTTAGTCGACTTCTTTAACAGCCATCCAAAGCTGCAAACTTTTGACATTCATGGAGCGATGTTTGCTGCTCTTTGCCAAAAGAACAGCCTGAAAAAC GTTGACTCGAGGTTTTTTATTCCATGCCTCGAGCAGGTTGTGGTAACTGTAAGATCCCCTTTAAATGCTGAACAAAAGATGAGTACGTTGGATTCGTTGATAAAGTATGCAAAGAATTTAAGAAAAATGACAATAAAGATTCTTCAGATGAAGAGCAGTCATAGCAGTGCTGATGATTTCTTTGAGGACATTTGCAGATTCAGATACATGAATCGCAAGATTGTTTCTATTGAATAG
- the LOC140812856 gene encoding transmembrane emp24 domain-containing protein p24delta3-like → MAAGANMRYVGFLLILLCFLRRGESIWLSLPAKGTKCVSEEIHTNVVVLADYVVISDDHAHHTPTISSKVTSPYGNNLHQNENATHGQFAFTTIESGNYLACFWIDGHYSGSGDLSINIDWKMGIAAKDWESVARKENIEGVELDLRKLEGAVETIHENLLYLKSREAEMREVSERTNARVAWFSIMSLGVCILVSTAQIWHLQRYFQKKKLI, encoded by the exons ATGGCGGCGGGGGCTAACATGCGCTACGTGGGGTTTCTGTTGATTTTGCTATGTTTTCTGCGGCGGGGGGAGTCCATATGGTTGAGTTTGCCGGCCAAGGGGACCAAGTGCGTATCAGAGGAAATCCACACGAACGTCGTCGTTTTGGCCGATTACGTGGTCATCTCCGATGATCATGCTCACCACACACCCACAATTTCCTCCAAG GTGACTTCGCCATATGGAAACAACCTCCATCAAAATGAAAATGCCACGCATGGCCAATTTGCATTTACAACTATCGAGTCTGGAAATTATCTGGCTTGTTTTTGGATCGATGGCCATTATTCAGGTAGTGGGGATTTAAGCATCAATATCGATTGGAAAATGGGCATCGCAGCAAAAGATTGGGAGTCAGTTGCACGAAAGGAAAACATCGAG GGTGTTGAACTTGATCTAAGAAAGCTTGAAGGAGCAGTGGAAACCATCCATGAAAATCTTTTGTATCTCAAAAGCAG AGAAGCTGAGATGCGGGAGGTGAGCGAAAGAACGAATGCTCGGGTGGCTTGGTTCAGTATCATGTCACTGGGAGTCTGTATTCTGGTTTCGACAGCTCAAATATGGCACTTACAGAGATATTTTCAGAAGAAAAAACTCATTTAG